Proteins encoded in a region of the Pristis pectinata isolate sPriPec2 chromosome 16, sPriPec2.1.pri, whole genome shotgun sequence genome:
- the LOC127578703 gene encoding disks large-associated protein 4-like isoform X3, which yields MTSKQETDSDTQECSNFTAGSQDKSNQFSDSTQHHNVSNTEPPVRQHAKGSQTKNKAFAYSDNLDPALDPSSLPPPEPWLESANNLPVEPVHAASCRRDGYWFLKLLQAEKERMEGWCHQMEKETKENNLSEEVLGKIRSAVGSAQLLMSQKLQQFHGLCEQNLNPNANPRPTAQDLAGFWDMLQLSIEDISLKFDELYHLKANDWQLIEMPEKKEEKKLPPPVPKKPAKAKTPLNREKLTDSADKQRQEARKRLMAAKRAASVRQNSATESADSIEIYVPEAQTRL from the exons ATGACGTCAAAACAAGAAACTGACTCTGATACACAGGAATGTAGTAATTTTACTGCTGGATCCCAGGACAAAAGCAATCAATTTTCTGATTCAACCCAGCATCATAATGTCTCAAACACCGAACCTCCTGTACGGCAGCATGCGAAAGGCTCCCAGACAAAAAATAAAGCTTTTGCTTATAGTGATAACTTAGACCCAGCCCTAGATCCATCCTCTTTACCACCGCCAGAACCGTGGTTAGAATCTGCTAACAATCTCCCCGTCGAACCAGTTCATGCTGCTTCATGTCGTCGGGATGGCTACTGGTTCTTGAAACTGTTGCaagcagagaaagaaagaatggaAGGATGGTGCCATCAAATGGAGAAAGAAACCAAAGAAAATAATCTATCTGAAGAAG TCCTAGGAAAAATCCGAAGTGCAGTGGGAAGTGCACAGCTTTTGATGTCTCAGAAATTACAGCAGTTCCACGGTCTCTGCGAGCAGAATCTG AACCCAAATGCAAACCCACGACCTACTGCACAAGATTTAGCTGGTTTTTGGGATATGTTGCAGCTTTCCATTGAAGATATTAGCTTGAAATTTGATGAACTGTATCATCTCAAGGCAAATGACTGGCAACTCATTGAAATGCCAGAAAAGAAG GAAGAGAAAAAGCTGCCTCCTCCAGTGCCAAAGAAACCAGCAAAGGCTAAAACTCCTTTAAATCGTGAGAAACTGACAGATTCAGCTGACAAGCAACGCCAGGAAGCTCGCAAGCGATTAATGGCAGCTAAGCGAGCTGCGTCTGTACGGCAGAACTCTGCAACAGAGAGCGCAGATAGTATTGAAATATATGTCCCTGAGGCACAAACCCGTCTGTGA